The proteins below come from a single Acaryochloris sp. CCMEE 5410 genomic window:
- a CDS encoding 4Fe-4S single cluster domain-containing protein: protein METTQKIDPLLSLIAVPPGYLNVMGYWDASEENGPGCRAVVWLQGCHRRCSDCANPQSWSFEINELISIDRLFQTIVRNPKNEGVTFAGGEPFWQAPTLALLVERLKLEGLNTMAYTGFTLDRLLAPYAPAGSQALLDQLDLVIDFSVYKTPLGYFL, encoded by the coding sequence ATGGAAACAACCCAAAAAATTGATCCCTTACTATCCCTGATTGCAGTGCCACCCGGTTATTTGAACGTTATGGGGTATTGGGATGCATCGGAAGAGAATGGTCCAGGCTGTCGGGCGGTAGTGTGGTTGCAAGGTTGTCATCGTCGTTGTTCTGACTGTGCAAATCCCCAATCTTGGTCCTTTGAAATCAATGAGTTGATATCGATTGATCGCTTGTTTCAAACTATTGTTCGCAATCCCAAGAATGAAGGGGTGACCTTTGCCGGAGGAGAACCCTTTTGGCAAGCACCGACGTTAGCGTTACTAGTAGAGCGTTTGAAATTAGAAGGCTTGAATACGATGGCCTATACGGGATTTACCTTAGATCGATTGTTGGCACCCTATGCACCAGCAGGATCGCAAGCGTTGTTGGATCAATTAGATCTAGTGATAGATTTCTCTGTATACAAAACCCCTTTGGGGTATTTCTTATAG
- a CDS encoding alternative oxidase, with translation MIRLLVGVLVFVLKTVYRDRPIPRFYVLETVARIPYFSYLSVLHFYETLGFWRRADWLKVHFAESWNELHHLLIMEALGGDKKWIDRFLARHVALLYYWIVVALYVVSPRSAYHFMELVEQEAFQTYNSFLHDHAEELKSQPAPQIAVSYYRDGDLYMFDEFQSARVPEERRPAVDNLYDVFVNIRDDEMEHVKTMVACQSLEAQANLSPHSPTLIAES, from the coding sequence ATGATTCGACTACTGGTTGGTGTACTTGTTTTTGTCTTAAAGACGGTCTATCGAGATCGTCCTATTCCGCGTTTTTATGTCTTAGAAACAGTGGCTCGAATTCCCTATTTTTCCTATCTCTCTGTGCTGCATTTCTATGAAACTCTAGGCTTTTGGCGACGGGCTGATTGGCTGAAGGTGCATTTTGCGGAGTCTTGGAATGAACTTCACCACCTGCTGATTATGGAAGCGTTGGGTGGAGATAAAAAGTGGATTGATCGGTTTCTCGCTCGCCATGTGGCGTTGCTGTACTACTGGATTGTTGTGGCGCTGTATGTGGTGTCACCCCGCTCCGCCTATCATTTCATGGAACTCGTCGAGCAGGAAGCCTTTCAGACCTACAATTCTTTTCTGCATGACCATGCCGAGGAACTCAAAAGTCAACCTGCGCCCCAGATAGCCGTTAGCTATTATCGCGATGGCGATCTCTACATGTTTGATGAGTTCCAGTCCGCTCGTGTTCCCGAAGAACGCCGTCCTGCCGTGGATAACCTATACGACGTGTTTGTCAATATTCGGGACGATGAAATGGAGCATGTGAAAACCATGGTGGCCTGCCAGTCTCTAGAAGCACAGGCTAACCTCAGCCCCCATAGCCCCACTCTGATTGCTGAATCTTAA
- a CDS encoding helix-turn-helix domain-containing protein, translating to MDDTQNCLSSYCPIEYTLDRIGGKWSIPILRELFSGPQRTHQLQSALPGISTKTLMVRLRDLEDHGLVERQVFAEVPLHVEYSITDKGRQIQPVLAALYQVGQHWLQQEECHCPLNEKVG from the coding sequence ATGGACGATACCCAAAACTGTCTCAGCTCCTACTGTCCGATTGAATATACCCTGGATAGAATTGGCGGCAAGTGGTCTATTCCCATTTTGCGAGAACTTTTTAGCGGTCCCCAACGCACCCATCAACTCCAATCCGCCTTACCCGGCATCAGCACCAAAACTCTGATGGTGCGTCTACGGGATTTAGAGGATCATGGCCTGGTCGAGCGACAAGTGTTTGCAGAGGTTCCCTTGCATGTGGAATATTCCATCACCGACAAGGGACGCCAGATTCAACCCGTTTTAGCCGCCCTCTATCAAGTTGGACAACACTGGCTGCAGCAGGAAGAGTGCCATTGTCCCCTAAACGAAAAGGTCGGCTAG
- a CDS encoding amino acid ABC transporter substrate-binding protein, translating to MKLGNLSPSERDTSPSSPRRPSLLRRSKTIAILTILFTCFGAPFAAAESVLEKVQRTGQLTAGTSQEAQPFAFADEQGQLQGYSIEMLQLIKDQLTKELGREVQLQLVAINPEDRIPKLVQGEVDIVCDASSYTWERDKQIDFSVSYGLTGTRLLVKQENAAWETPDLANKKIAALAATTNETAIRRAQPQAQIVIVKNHGEGYDALQQGKVDAFAADGILLDAWLQTAKNPSEFNIIGYFSKEGIACMLPENNSKFADQVNYSLVRFMQGYLQGKASYVETFDRWFGDQAKVPLTQDLRALVLEAMQLVVDFKEEIPESDL from the coding sequence ATGAAACTAGGCAATCTTAGTCCCTCTGAGAGGGACACCTCTCCTTCTTCCCCACGCCGACCGAGCCTGCTCAGGCGGTCAAAAACAATCGCTATCCTGACGATTCTGTTCACCTGCTTCGGGGCACCGTTTGCTGCTGCCGAATCAGTGTTGGAGAAAGTGCAGCGTACGGGGCAGTTAACGGCTGGGACTAGCCAAGAAGCGCAACCTTTTGCCTTTGCAGATGAGCAAGGGCAATTACAAGGCTACTCGATTGAGATGTTGCAACTGATCAAAGATCAGTTGACCAAAGAGTTAGGGCGAGAGGTTCAGCTACAGCTGGTTGCCATCAATCCCGAAGACCGGATTCCTAAACTAGTCCAAGGGGAGGTGGATATTGTTTGTGATGCCAGTAGCTATACCTGGGAGCGGGATAAGCAAATTGACTTCTCCGTGAGCTATGGCCTGACGGGCACTCGCCTGCTCGTAAAGCAAGAAAATGCAGCGTGGGAAACCCCTGACCTAGCCAATAAGAAAATTGCAGCCCTTGCCGCTACCACCAATGAAACGGCCATCCGTCGGGCTCAGCCACAAGCCCAAATCGTGATTGTCAAAAATCATGGGGAAGGATATGATGCCCTTCAGCAGGGTAAGGTAGATGCTTTTGCCGCCGATGGCATTCTGTTGGATGCTTGGCTGCAAACGGCTAAAAATCCCAGCGAATTCAACATTATCGGGTATTTTTCCAAAGAAGGGATTGCCTGCATGCTGCCTGAGAATAACTCTAAGTTTGCCGATCAGGTGAATTATTCGTTAGTTCGCTTTATGCAAGGGTATTTGCAAGGTAAAGCATCCTATGTGGAGACATTTGATCGCTGGTTTGGAGACCAGGCAAAGGTGCCCCTAACCCAAGATTTACGAGCCTTGGTGTTAGAAGCCATGCAGTTAGTCGTTGACTTTAAAGAAGAGATTCCCGAGAGCGATCTGTAG
- a CDS encoding cation diffusion facilitator family transporter has product MTLDNRQDVRNVLVTVLFLNVTVMLIKAGLGWWTGSLSLFADALHSITDSANNVLGLTMNRLASPEPDREHPYGHQKFDAIGALGIAAFLGIACFEILEGAVGHLFNHESPVEMSPPVLELLLVVLGINIVVAVYERRVGERVGSSILLSDAQHTMSDIWVTAMVMLGLVGVGFGYQWVDVLLAFPVCILVFASGWSVLQRNLPWLVDEMAIAPEAIHDAVINVPGVLNCHDIASRGLLGRQAFIEMHLVVDSDSVEVAHNITEEVESILDEKYAPVRATIHIEPRSYSSEQISFGEVPATEQGV; this is encoded by the coding sequence ATGACCCTCGATAATCGCCAAGATGTGCGCAATGTGCTCGTCACAGTCTTGTTTTTAAATGTGACGGTGATGTTAATTAAGGCCGGACTCGGATGGTGGACTGGGTCCCTTAGCTTATTTGCCGATGCCCTCCATAGCATTACGGATAGTGCCAATAATGTCCTGGGATTGACGATGAATCGGTTGGCATCCCCCGAACCGGATCGAGAACATCCCTATGGACATCAAAAATTTGATGCCATCGGCGCATTAGGTATTGCTGCATTTTTAGGAATTGCCTGCTTTGAAATTTTAGAAGGGGCGGTGGGACACCTCTTCAACCATGAGTCTCCCGTGGAGATGTCTCCCCCAGTCTTAGAGCTATTGCTGGTGGTGTTGGGCATCAATATTGTGGTGGCGGTGTACGAACGCCGCGTGGGTGAGCGGGTAGGCAGCAGTATTCTGCTATCGGATGCGCAACATACGATGAGCGATATTTGGGTAACTGCCATGGTCATGCTTGGCTTAGTCGGCGTGGGGTTTGGCTATCAGTGGGTCGATGTGTTGCTGGCCTTTCCCGTTTGTATTTTAGTGTTTGCTAGTGGTTGGTCAGTATTGCAGCGCAATCTGCCCTGGTTGGTAGATGAGATGGCCATTGCCCCAGAAGCCATCCATGACGCCGTCATTAATGTGCCTGGGGTACTCAACTGCCACGATATTGCTTCTCGGGGGTTATTGGGACGACAAGCTTTTATTGAAATGCACCTGGTGGTTGACTCAGATAGTGTTGAAGTGGCCCATAACATCACAGAAGAGGTGGAATCGATTCTGGATGAAAAGTATGCTCCTGTTCGGGCCACCATTCATATTGAGCCCCGGTCTTATTCCTCCGAACAAATTAGTTTTGGTGAAGTGCCTGCCACAGAACAAGGCGTCTAA
- a CDS encoding GAF domain-containing protein, protein MTESMPDSSPVSSSHGQDSFVAEEDALSCDANLEMLLQQSTLLREVTNEIQQNLDTNTIFQIAVDRTQNILNVDRVAIFQLDPESNYTDGVFVAEKVIPVFYSVVAAQVRDEYFGSNYVSKYHQGQYFAAADIYDAGLSDCHIQIYERFQVRATLVLPLLQGNHLWGLLCLHQCSGPRKWLTAEIEFMQQIAAQLGIALTQAELYEQALQKSQQIQIALQQVEIQKEQEAWKAKYERNIAEIILRIRQSLDIQDIFRATTHDVRESLGCDRIVVYKFFPDWSGEFLVEATAPNILPLSELEVPMVWQDTYLQENQGGKYRDNATTVVADIYQESYRDCHLEILEWYKIRAYMVVPVFIGETLWGLLAAYQLNVPRQWHKVELYLLKQAGAQLGVALQQAELLKQVRESRDKAEAANKAKSAFLANMSHELRTPLNAILGFSQLLARDENLTLEQKQTLNTINRSGSHLLSLINDVLDMSKIEAGKIALNPKNCDLLPLLDSLQEMFALQAKSKGLVLNIQKSSQLPSHIRVDESRLRQVLINLLTNALKFTDVGSVTLRVFTQPLPGPFSLNQETLQPSLSLCFEVEDTGIGIANNELDNIFEAFIQTSSGRRSHEGAGLGLAICHHFIHLMEGDIQIQSQLGQGTTVSVQIPVLIPEAKAVEDSAYANVIGLAPGQVPIRMLIVEDNPENRQILKRLMTELGFEVQTVDNGQAAVECWQTWRPHMIWMDWQLPILNGYEATKAIRSLEAQDQDTGDLASQNAIEITDRSPERTIIIAVSASVFEDTQAECEDVGCDDFLCKPYQPSMLYELLVQHLNLKFLYGNQGQTVAASGDGDSPLMSDREAELQLSQRTEKWLAQFQQAAVELDEELVSQKIGDITADNPRLTKKLMKLFSGFQFDQIADLVDNALSLKEKA, encoded by the coding sequence ATGACTGAATCTATGCCTGATTCTTCTCCTGTCTCAAGCTCACATGGGCAGGATAGCTTTGTTGCAGAAGAAGATGCTTTGAGCTGTGATGCCAATTTGGAAATGCTTCTGCAGCAATCTACTTTGTTGAGAGAGGTGACCAATGAAATTCAGCAAAACCTTGATACCAACACTATCTTTCAGATTGCGGTCGATAGGACTCAGAACATACTGAACGTAGACCGAGTTGCAATCTTTCAGCTGGATCCTGAGTCCAACTATACAGATGGTGTATTTGTCGCTGAAAAAGTTATTCCGGTCTTTTACTCAGTTGTTGCGGCCCAAGTAAGGGATGAGTATTTTGGGTCTAATTATGTATCAAAGTATCATCAAGGCCAATACTTTGCCGCTGCAGATATTTATGATGCAGGACTCAGTGATTGCCATATTCAGATTTATGAACGGTTTCAAGTTCGGGCAACGTTAGTGCTGCCTCTTCTTCAAGGGAATCATCTGTGGGGGTTGTTATGCCTACATCAGTGTTCAGGACCTCGCAAATGGCTGACTGCGGAAATAGAATTTATGCAGCAAATTGCGGCTCAGCTGGGGATTGCCTTAACCCAAGCTGAATTGTATGAACAGGCGTTGCAGAAATCCCAACAAATACAAATTGCCTTACAGCAGGTCGAGATCCAAAAGGAGCAGGAGGCTTGGAAAGCAAAGTATGAGCGTAATATTGCTGAGATTATTCTGCGTATTCGGCAAAGCTTAGATATTCAAGATATTTTTCGGGCGACGACCCATGATGTGCGGGAGTCTTTGGGGTGCGATCGCATCGTCGTCTACAAATTTTTTCCTGATTGGTCTGGAGAATTTCTCGTTGAAGCAACTGCCCCTAATATCCTGCCCCTCTCAGAATTAGAGGTGCCAATGGTTTGGCAGGATACTTATTTGCAAGAAAACCAAGGGGGAAAGTACCGAGATAATGCCACTACAGTTGTAGCTGACATTTACCAAGAATCTTATAGAGACTGCCATTTAGAGATTTTGGAATGGTACAAGATTCGTGCCTATATGGTTGTTCCCGTTTTCATTGGAGAAACCCTATGGGGATTGCTGGCAGCCTATCAGCTTAACGTCCCACGTCAATGGCATAAAGTCGAACTGTACCTCTTAAAGCAGGCAGGGGCTCAGCTCGGCGTGGCATTGCAACAGGCAGAGTTATTAAAGCAGGTCCGAGAGTCCAGAGATAAAGCAGAAGCAGCAAATAAAGCTAAAAGTGCTTTTTTAGCCAATATGAGTCATGAGTTGAGAACCCCCCTCAATGCCATTTTGGGGTTTAGCCAACTGTTAGCGCGGGATGAAAACCTAACCCTTGAACAAAAACAAACTCTCAATACTATTAATCGGAGTGGTTCCCATCTACTGAGTTTAATCAATGATGTGTTGGACATGTCCAAGATAGAAGCAGGAAAAATTGCCCTCAATCCCAAAAACTGTGACCTGCTCCCCTTGCTAGATTCCTTGCAAGAAATGTTTGCTTTACAAGCCAAGTCGAAAGGGTTAGTGCTGAACATTCAAAAATCAAGCCAATTGCCGTCTCATATCCGTGTTGATGAAAGCAGGCTTCGGCAAGTATTGATTAATCTGTTGACCAACGCCTTGAAGTTTACAGATGTTGGCTCCGTTACTCTGAGAGTTTTTACCCAACCCTTACCAGGGCCATTTTCGCTCAATCAGGAGACACTTCAACCGAGCCTTTCTTTATGCTTTGAAGTCGAAGATACGGGAATTGGCATAGCGAACAATGAACTCGATAATATTTTTGAAGCCTTTATCCAAACCTCATCGGGGCGACGCTCACATGAAGGAGCGGGGTTGGGCCTAGCGATTTGTCATCACTTTATCCACCTGATGGAAGGCGATATTCAGATCCAGAGTCAGCTGGGGCAAGGAACAACAGTATCTGTGCAGATTCCTGTATTGATCCCAGAAGCGAAGGCTGTTGAAGACTCTGCCTATGCGAATGTTATTGGTCTTGCTCCTGGCCAAGTACCGATCCGAATGCTGATTGTCGAAGATAATCCAGAAAACCGTCAGATCTTAAAGCGCCTGATGACGGAGTTGGGATTTGAGGTGCAAACCGTCGACAATGGCCAAGCTGCGGTAGAGTGTTGGCAGACTTGGCGTCCTCATATGATTTGGATGGATTGGCAACTACCGATCCTGAATGGATATGAAGCAACGAAAGCTATTCGCTCCTTAGAAGCTCAAGATCAGGATACTGGCGATCTTGCTTCACAAAATGCTATTGAGATCACGGATCGGTCGCCTGAAAGAACCATCATTATTGCGGTCTCTGCTAGTGTCTTTGAAGATACTCAAGCTGAATGCGAAGACGTGGGCTGTGATGATTTTCTATGCAAACCTTATCAACCCAGTATGTTATACGAGCTACTGGTCCAACATCTGAATTTGAAGTTCTTGTATGGTAATCAGGGGCAGACCGTTGCGGCATCTGGTGATGGGGATTCGCCGTTGATGAGCGATCGAGAAGCAGAATTGCAGCTATCGCAACGGACTGAGAAATGGCTAGCTCAATTTCAACAAGCAGCGGTGGAACTGGATGAAGAATTAGTGAGCCAAAAAATAGGGGACATTACTGCTGACAATCCCAGGTTGACCAAGAAGCTGATGAAGCTGTTTAGCGGGTTTCAATTCGATCAAATTGCTGATTTGGTTGATAACGCCTTGTCTCTCAAAGAGAAGGCATAG
- a CDS encoding IS1 family transposase, whose amino-acid sequence MECPYCLSEKILKRGFDSLQDGTLVQRYQCKDCNRRFNERTGTPMARLRTASSVVSYAIKARTEGMGIRAAGRTFGKSHTTIMRWEKRLADQAQNWSPPAPAASDVTVEGDEVYTRVGKNLPPSQSQGWTIHFLERESRYWLTAQAGLKDAQLFANGVYSAWEWVKACDGIRWFTDGERRYGQELWKLANVYLNGEECHPDYGHRKVWREGLEVAMKVKGSQGNRRVEWVKAEHPFTAISLGSEVHANHNEAHNAALRRRCSAYRRRQSLYAKKRSGLQRVLDVQRLIHNWVRPHWGLSKQTTPAMEMGFCSRPLSTLELLTNKGFRYVPC is encoded by the coding sequence ATGGAATGCCCATATTGTCTAAGCGAGAAGATCCTAAAGCGCGGCTTTGATAGCCTGCAAGATGGGACATTAGTCCAGCGATATCAGTGTAAGGATTGCAATCGGCGTTTCAACGAACGCACGGGTACCCCAATGGCTCGCTTACGCACCGCTAGTTCAGTAGTGAGCTATGCCATCAAAGCTCGCACCGAAGGGATGGGTATTCGTGCTGCAGGTCGAACTTTCGGTAAATCTCATACCACCATTATGCGTTGGGAAAAACGCCTAGCAGACCAAGCACAGAACTGGTCACCTCCCGCACCAGCAGCCTCTGATGTGACGGTAGAAGGGGATGAAGTTTACACGCGTGTAGGCAAAAATCTTCCCCCCAGCCAATCCCAGGGCTGGACCATCCATTTCCTTGAACGCGAAAGCCGCTATTGGTTGACAGCACAAGCTGGCCTCAAGGATGCACAACTTTTTGCAAATGGCGTTTACTCAGCTTGGGAGTGGGTCAAAGCCTGTGATGGGATTCGATGGTTTACCGATGGTGAGAGGCGTTATGGACAAGAACTTTGGAAGCTCGCCAATGTCTATCTCAATGGTGAGGAGTGTCATCCTGACTATGGGCATCGCAAGGTTTGGCGAGAGGGGTTAGAAGTCGCGATGAAAGTTAAAGGGTCTCAGGGGAATCGGCGAGTAGAGTGGGTGAAAGCAGAGCATCCCTTTACCGCTATCAGTCTAGGGTCTGAGGTCCATGCCAATCATAATGAGGCTCACAATGCTGCCTTGAGGAGACGATGTAGTGCTTATCGAAGACGGCAGAGTCTCTACGCTAAGAAGCGGTCGGGGTTACAGCGAGTGCTAGATGTACAACGCCTGATTCATAACTGGGTTAGACCCCATTGGGGGCTCAGTAAGCAGACCACACCAGCAATGGAGATGGGATTTTGTTCTCGTCCGTTGAGCACACTAGAACTCCTCACCAATAAAGGGTTTAGGTATGTGCCCTGTTAG
- a CDS encoding ISKra4 family transposase (programmed frameshift), with translation MNSEKAAQLKVHLDAIAQLLYEESDPENLKTLEGIEMTVRQQIQTHVSPELGPFFIRTATGTAAGRNRRLKSTLGVLSITTQQAQHLAVSPYRQISPHLENCCLRISANVSYAQTAKDVAYLTGIQVPAKTQQRLVHQQRFPTPQAHEALTEVSVDGGKVRIRTPLGHPCQWKDYKTLATHVGLIADYHNNARLIDWTHQQPLASPLTCLGDGHDGIWNIIRQLSIPEQRREILDWYHLVENLHKVGGSLKRLHQAEQLLWQGKVDETLALFESLKKKQAQVFCNYVRKHRHRIVNYDYYQSEQICSIGSGAVESAIKQISRRVKISGAQWNESNVPQVLAHRCAYLNGLIGMQR, from the exons ATGAACTCCGAAAAAGCAGCTCAACTCAAAGTCCATCTTGATGCGATAGCCCAATTACTGTACGAAGAAAGCGATCCAGAGAACCTGAAGACGCTAGAAGGTATTGAGATGACGGTGCGTCAGCAAATTCAGACCCATGTCAGTCCCGAACTCGGTC CATTTTTTATCCGCACAGCTACTGGCACAGCAGCAGGCCGCAACCGACGCCTGAAAAGCACCTTGGGCGTTCTAAGCATTACAACTCAACAGGCACAGCATCTAGCCGTTTCCCCCTATCGTCAAATCAGTCCTCATTTAGAGAATTGTTGCTTGCGCATCAGTGCCAATGTCTCCTATGCTCAAACTGCTAAAGATGTGGCTTATTTAACTGGGATTCAGGTACCAGCCAAAACCCAGCAGCGATTGGTGCATCAACAACGGTTTCCTACCCCCCAGGCTCATGAAGCTTTAACCGAAGTGAGTGTAGATGGTGGCAAAGTGCGCATCCGCACCCCTTTAGGACACCCTTGTCAGTGGAAAGACTATAAAACCCTGGCAACGCATGTGGGACTCATCGCGGATTATCACAATAATGCCCGGCTCATTGACTGGACTCACCAGCAACCGTTAGCCTCTCCACTGACTTGTTTAGGGGATGGTCATGATGGCATTTGGAATATCATTCGTCAGCTGAGCATACCTGAGCAACGGCGAGAGATTCTGGACTGGTACCATCTGGTGGAAAATCTTCATAAGGTCGGTGGGTCCCTCAAACGTCTGCACCAGGCTGAGCAGCTCTTATGGCAGGGGAAGGTTGATGAAACCTTGGCTCTATTTGAGTCATTGAAGAAAAAGCAGGCCCAAGTCTTTTGCAACTATGTTCGCAAACATCGGCATCGGATCGTCAATTATGACTATTACCAGAGTGAGCAAATCTGCTCTATTGGGTCTGGGGCTGTTGAATCTGCTATCAAGCAGATTAGTCGCAGAGTCAAAATTTCAGGGGCGCAGTGGAATGAAAGTAATGTCCCGCAAGTGCTGGCACATCGGTGTGCTTACCTCAATGGCTTAATTGGAATGCAAAGGTGA
- a CDS encoding cofactor assembly of complex C subunit B, whose translation MTKSDPNRILRLLPFAVGGLGGTLLMLNRLLTPNLTTSQARSDAVGVIISAVLILTGLLWQRVQPRSPEAVELIGEQGFELAPHLPESIQTELAWASHILLTNTVTKSVVIWYRDQVLLRRGVLGPTSTVKPGAIVERVLNTGKAVYLVALKLYPGRVEFDYLPENTQGVICQPIGQEGVLILGANVPRSYTNQDEVWVSAIADKLDNTLSQQESTPISG comes from the coding sequence ATGACCAAGTCTGATCCCAATCGCATATTACGTTTACTGCCCTTTGCAGTCGGGGGGTTAGGCGGCACCCTACTCATGCTGAACCGCTTACTCACCCCAAATTTAACGACCTCCCAAGCTCGTTCTGATGCAGTCGGCGTCATTATCAGTGCTGTACTGATATTGACAGGGTTACTCTGGCAACGAGTCCAACCACGTTCGCCTGAAGCGGTCGAACTTATCGGAGAACAGGGCTTTGAACTCGCACCTCACTTACCAGAATCCATTCAAACGGAGTTGGCTTGGGCCTCTCACATTTTGCTCACCAATACCGTTACCAAATCTGTGGTGATTTGGTATCGCGATCAGGTATTGCTCCGACGAGGGGTCTTAGGACCGACCTCAACCGTAAAACCTGGTGCCATTGTTGAGCGGGTCTTGAACACCGGAAAAGCAGTCTATTTAGTCGCCCTAAAACTTTATCCAGGCAGGGTTGAGTTCGATTATCTACCTGAAAATACTCAGGGTGTAATCTGCCAGCCCATTGGTCAGGAAGGCGTTCTTATTCTAGGTGCCAATGTCCCTCGCAGCTACACCAATCAGGACGAAGTATGGGTGAGTGCGATCGCAGATAAATTAGACAATACCCTCAGCCAACAAGAATCAACCCCCATTTCTGGATAA
- a CDS encoding DUF456 family protein, which translates to MSVDFLSTLQDQQIILYWFLIAVMIVGVIGSVVPALPGSSLVLIAILLWGLVVGFGKIGVALGVAIAVLVISTAVDFLATFWGAKKAGVSRWGQIGAMVGLVAVLFGLLPPALVVGGPIIGLLIGPFLGAFIGEFLYRRNLKQALKAAVAVVASSLIGNLIQGVLALGAVIVFLITTWSSVMG; encoded by the coding sequence ATGTCTGTGGACTTTTTAAGCACTCTTCAAGACCAGCAAATCATTCTGTACTGGTTCCTCATCGCCGTCATGATCGTCGGCGTTATCGGCTCCGTTGTCCCCGCTTTACCGGGCTCTAGCCTTGTACTAATTGCCATCTTGCTCTGGGGCTTAGTGGTCGGCTTCGGCAAAATTGGCGTGGCCTTGGGGGTCGCCATAGCAGTACTCGTCATCAGCACAGCCGTAGATTTTCTAGCCACTTTTTGGGGAGCGAAAAAAGCCGGGGTCAGCCGTTGGGGGCAAATTGGTGCAATGGTCGGATTAGTTGCAGTTCTATTTGGCCTTTTACCCCCTGCACTAGTCGTTGGCGGTCCCATTATTGGTCTCCTGATTGGCCCATTTCTGGGTGCATTTATCGGAGAGTTTTTGTATCGGCGCAACCTAAAGCAGGCATTAAAAGCTGCGGTAGCAGTCGTTGCTAGCTCCTTGATCGGTAATTTAATTCAGGGAGTATTAGCGTTAGGGGCCGTGATTGTCTTTCTCATCACAACTTGGTCGAGTGTAATGGGTTGA